The Streptomyces sp. NBC_01275 genome has a segment encoding these proteins:
- a CDS encoding carboxymuconolactone decarboxylase family protein has product MTLRIPKAELPAELTENMIKQFGAVPEPFEVTAHNPKVAQDSTELGRQVSEWDMADEGLKTFAHMAVAALVGCSWCLDINYFLALHKDLDLAKASQVPRWRESEVFTPLERDVLEYAEAMTNTPPTVTDELYAGLLDRLGPAAMVELTASIAFANLSTRNNTAHGITSQGFSDACGTPLAARSGNSGMASSSAI; this is encoded by the coding sequence GTGACACTGCGCATCCCGAAGGCAGAACTCCCCGCCGAGCTCACCGAGAACATGATCAAACAGTTCGGTGCCGTGCCCGAGCCCTTCGAAGTGACGGCGCACAACCCCAAGGTCGCCCAGGACTCCACGGAGCTCGGGCGCCAGGTGAGCGAGTGGGACATGGCCGACGAGGGGCTCAAGACGTTCGCACACATGGCGGTTGCCGCGCTGGTCGGCTGCAGTTGGTGCCTCGACATCAACTACTTCCTGGCGCTGCACAAGGACCTGGACTTGGCCAAGGCGAGCCAGGTGCCGCGCTGGCGGGAGTCGGAGGTGTTCACGCCGCTGGAGCGGGACGTGCTGGAGTACGCCGAGGCCATGACGAACACGCCGCCGACCGTCACCGACGAGCTGTACGCGGGCCTGCTCGACCGGCTCGGCCCGGCTGCGATGGTCGAGCTCACCGCGTCGATCGCCTTCGCCAACCTGTCGACCAGGAACAACACGGCCCACGGAATCACCTCGCAGGGCTTCTCCGACGCGTGCGGGACTCCGCTGGCCGCGCGTTCGGGGAACTCCGGCATGGCGTCGTCGTCGGCGATATGA
- a CDS encoding IS982 family transposase — MTNNLDALLTALYVKIDDEIGGTRWLGRPPQLTDSELVTLAVAQALLGFASESRWLRFVDSRLGAMFPYVPRQLGWNKLLRAALPLVKKAIRLLAVDTDFWFDNHWIVDSTPVECGRSRPTVKRSDMAGWAGYGYCASHSRFFWGLRLLLVCTPTGMPVLWALANPKTDEREVLSAMLDREPHLAADQPGLLVIADKGFVSKEFEADLAFRGAELLRPSFKREKKRKGESLLKSVRQLIESVNDTLKGQLDLEQHGGRTFEGVAVRVAQRILAMAAAIWHNHKTRQPVIRSLIAYDH; from the coding sequence GTGACGAACAACCTAGACGCCCTGCTGACCGCACTGTACGTGAAGATCGACGACGAGATCGGGGGCACCCGATGGCTTGGCCGACCGCCGCAGCTGACGGATTCCGAGCTGGTCACCCTTGCCGTCGCGCAGGCTCTGCTGGGCTTCGCCTCGGAGTCGCGCTGGCTGCGGTTCGTGGACTCCCGGCTGGGAGCGATGTTCCCGTACGTGCCCAGGCAGCTGGGCTGGAACAAGCTGCTGCGGGCGGCGTTGCCGCTGGTCAAGAAGGCAATACGGTTACTGGCCGTCGATACGGACTTCTGGTTCGACAACCACTGGATCGTCGACTCCACGCCGGTGGAGTGCGGCCGCTCGCGTCCGACGGTGAAGCGGTCGGACATGGCCGGCTGGGCCGGATACGGGTACTGCGCCTCGCACTCCCGGTTCTTCTGGGGCCTGCGCCTGCTCCTGGTCTGCACCCCGACCGGGATGCCCGTCCTGTGGGCGCTGGCGAACCCGAAGACGGACGAGCGGGAGGTGCTGTCCGCGATGCTGGACCGCGAACCGCACCTGGCCGCAGACCAGCCGGGCCTGCTGGTGATCGCGGACAAGGGCTTCGTCTCCAAGGAGTTCGAGGCCGATCTGGCCTTCCGGGGCGCGGAGTTGCTGCGGCCGTCGTTCAAGCGCGAGAAGAAGCGCAAGGGCGAGAGCCTCCTGAAGTCGGTGCGGCAACTGATCGAGTCGGTCAACGACACCCTCAAGGGCCAGCTCGACCTGGAACAGCACGGTGGCCGGACCTTCGAAGGTGTCGCCGTCCGCGTCGCCCAACGCATCCTCGCGATGGCCGCCGCGATCTGGCACAACCACAAGACCCGCCAGCCCGTCATCCGATCCTTGATCGCCTATGACCACTGA
- a CDS encoding endo-1,4-beta-xylanase encodes MPHSPGTHRRRRLFRPVPLAVAGALVATAAVALPHLTPEASAATTLRGYADGRGVKIGAAVGDTPLTSDTSYTSVLDREFNSVTAENAMKWDAVEPSRGSFNWAAADRLVAHATAHGQGVRGHTLAWYAQLPSWLKNGGFSATELNTVLKSHIDTEVGRYKGRVYAWDVVNEAFNEDGSMRSSLWQDKLGTGYIANALRWAHAADPAAKLYINDYNIEADNAKSDALYALARQLLSQGVPLNGIGFQSHFEVGKVPASMKANLKRFSDLGLEVSITELDIRIPLPASSAELSQQSTDYKTASENCLGVARCAGVTLWGVSDRYSWIPGTFSGYGAALPYNESYAAKPAYTGLSNGLNPNA; translated from the coding sequence GTGCCCCACTCACCGGGAACCCACCGCCGCCGACGCCTCTTCCGTCCCGTCCCGCTCGCCGTCGCGGGCGCGCTCGTCGCGACGGCGGCCGTGGCGCTGCCGCATCTCACACCGGAGGCCTCGGCCGCCACCACCCTGCGCGGGTACGCCGACGGACGGGGCGTGAAGATCGGCGCGGCGGTCGGCGACACCCCGCTGACCTCCGACACCTCGTACACCTCCGTCCTGGACCGGGAGTTCAACTCGGTGACGGCGGAGAACGCGATGAAGTGGGACGCCGTGGAACCGAGCCGGGGCTCCTTCAACTGGGCCGCCGCCGACCGGCTCGTGGCCCACGCCACCGCCCACGGCCAGGGCGTACGGGGCCACACCCTGGCCTGGTACGCCCAGCTGCCGTCCTGGCTGAAGAACGGCGGCTTCTCGGCGACCGAGCTCAACACCGTCCTGAAGAGTCACATCGACACCGAAGTGGGCCGCTACAAGGGCAGGGTGTACGCCTGGGACGTGGTCAACGAGGCGTTCAACGAGGACGGCTCGATGCGGAGTTCCCTGTGGCAGGACAAGCTCGGAACCGGCTACATCGCCAACGCCCTGCGCTGGGCGCACGCCGCCGACCCGGCCGCGAAGCTGTACATCAACGACTACAACATCGAGGCGGACAACGCCAAGAGCGACGCCCTGTACGCACTGGCCCGGCAACTCCTCTCCCAGGGCGTGCCGTTGAACGGCATCGGCTTCCAGTCGCACTTCGAGGTCGGCAAGGTCCCGGCGTCGATGAAGGCGAACCTGAAGCGGTTCTCCGACCTCGGCCTGGAGGTGTCGATCACCGAGCTGGACATCCGCATCCCGCTGCCCGCCTCCTCCGCCGAACTCTCCCAGCAGTCCACCGACTACAAGACGGCGAGCGAGAACTGCCTGGGCGTGGCCCGCTGCGCCGGCGTCACCCTGTGGGGCGTCTCCGACAGGTACTCCTGGATTCCGGGCACGTTCAGCGGATACGGCGCGGCCCTGCCGTACAACGAGAGCTACGCGGCGAAGCCCGCGTACACCGGGCTGTCGAACGGGCTCAACCCGAACGCCTGA
- a CDS encoding TetR/AcrR family transcriptional regulator, with protein sequence MGGTNDAWMAAAQQRYSPRKVEKWVAMAGAACTVFGREGYARASVDALAAEAGVSTRTLYNHFPGGKADLFRTVVTWTSGEVKDAQLFCLQAVLDPARPPRPEDLERDLGVLARGFVGLMEDYPNHFALVRHIHAEADHVPPEVLDAWREAGPGPVGHALAEALEGLAAAGLLDLHGDAALAATHFMALISNTITQQSHYGVLPLPKEETERLIAGGVAAFVRAYRAG encoded by the coding sequence ATGGGCGGCACCAACGACGCGTGGATGGCGGCGGCGCAGCAGCGGTACTCGCCCCGCAAAGTGGAGAAATGGGTTGCCATGGCCGGCGCGGCCTGCACCGTCTTCGGTCGCGAGGGCTACGCACGCGCCTCCGTCGACGCCCTCGCCGCCGAGGCCGGCGTGTCGACGCGCACCCTCTACAACCACTTCCCCGGCGGCAAGGCCGACCTCTTCCGCACCGTCGTCACCTGGACCTCCGGCGAGGTGAAGGACGCCCAACTCTTCTGCTTGCAGGCCGTGTTGGACCCCGCGCGCCCGCCCCGCCCCGAGGACCTGGAGCGGGACCTCGGCGTCCTCGCCCGCGGGTTCGTCGGTCTCATGGAGGACTATCCCAACCACTTCGCGCTGGTCCGGCACATCCATGCCGAGGCCGACCACGTTCCGCCGGAGGTGCTCGACGCCTGGCGAGAGGCGGGCCCGGGTCCGGTCGGCCACGCCCTCGCCGAGGCGCTGGAGGGCCTCGCCGCCGCCGGTCTGCTCGACCTGCACGGCGACGCGGCCCTCGCGGCCACGCACTTCATGGCCCTGATCTCGAACACGATCACCCAGCAGTCCCACTACGGTGTGCTGCCCCTGCCGAAGGAGGAGACCGAACGCCTGATCGCCGGGGGCGTGGCCGCCTTCGTCAGGGCCTACCGGGCCGGCTGA
- a CDS encoding ABC transporter permease: protein MPLNAVRIVWRVTRLNFRAQLEYRAEFLTMIAIGAVWQVSVIVFATVLLTRFTGMGGWDSRDVLLIPATRMLAHGLFVLFLGRMHGLGRQIQEGRVDAYLLRPMPVHRQAQLEYFPTNAIGDLTVAAALMAGALSRSDLDWTAGRISYLIAAVLGGMLLEAALFTAVACASLRFPAADYWGRWLEQLLGTFGSYPLNVLPRAVGGFLTYGLPLAFVAYFPAAFLTGHGHDTGVPYWLAALSPLLGLLAYLGSRLLWRWSLGHYTGVNG from the coding sequence ATGCCCTTGAATGCCGTCCGGATCGTATGGCGTGTCACGCGCCTGAACTTCCGCGCCCAGCTGGAGTACCGCGCCGAGTTCCTGACCATGATCGCGATCGGCGCCGTCTGGCAGGTGTCGGTCATCGTCTTCGCCACCGTGCTGCTGACCCGGTTCACCGGCATGGGCGGCTGGGACAGCCGGGACGTGCTGCTGATCCCGGCGACGCGCATGCTCGCGCACGGCCTCTTCGTCCTGTTCCTGGGCCGGATGCACGGCCTGGGCCGACAGATCCAGGAGGGCCGCGTCGACGCCTACCTCCTGCGCCCGATGCCCGTGCACCGGCAGGCCCAGCTGGAGTACTTCCCCACCAACGCGATCGGCGACCTGACGGTGGCGGCGGCCCTGATGGCGGGGGCGCTCAGCCGCAGCGACCTCGACTGGACGGCCGGCCGGATCTCGTACCTGATCGCCGCCGTCCTCGGCGGAATGCTGCTGGAGGCGGCGCTGTTCACGGCGGTGGCCTGCGCGTCGCTGCGCTTCCCGGCCGCCGACTACTGGGGCCGATGGCTGGAGCAGCTCCTGGGCACCTTCGGCAGCTATCCCCTCAACGTCCTGCCCCGCGCGGTCGGCGGCTTCCTCACCTACGGCCTTCCCCTCGCGTTCGTCGCCTACTTCCCCGCCGCCTTCCTCACCGGGCACGGCCACGACACCGGCGTCCCGTACTGGCTGGCGGCGCTCTCCCCGCTGCTGGGCCTGCTGGCCTACCTCGGCTCGCGGCTGCTGTGGCGGTGGAGCCTCGGCCACTACACGGGGGTGAACGGGTGA
- a CDS encoding MFS transporter, which yields MAYRERSGRRRETRSEAKQPLWRQRDFGIFWAAQTLSFLGDSFALIALPLLVLQATGSLARMGLLTAVGGAASVVAAVFAGAVVDRVDRRRLLIGCDLVRMALYGLVPLVWLFGPQIWLLYAVLPVCEAVGMLFAVGYVTVVRGLVGPGQLTEANGRLNATAAAAGVLGPLCAGLLAAGTGPAAAVGVDAASFGVSAACLSVVRIRRRPPDERTGESTADRGGLWRDLRAGVAFLYAHPVLRALTALLFVFSFLTLGLTDLLIYHVKHDLGHDDGTVGTVLAVGALGTVVGSLLVARVRRRLGFGPTWTAAVAVSGAAVAGLGWARDVPVVAALAAVFLACVAVAGTCSMSLRQEVTPEALLGRVTSAFWTLQYAAAPVGAAVLTWAAEGYGTAAAALAAGGCCVLVAGVALMTPVRRAGRG from the coding sequence GTGGCGTACAGGGAGCGGAGCGGCCGGAGACGGGAGACGAGGTCGGAGGCGAAGCAACCCCTGTGGCGGCAGCGGGACTTCGGGATCTTCTGGGCCGCGCAGACCCTCTCCTTCCTCGGTGACTCCTTCGCCCTGATCGCGCTGCCGCTGCTGGTTCTGCAGGCCACCGGCTCCCTTGCCCGGATGGGTCTGCTGACGGCGGTCGGCGGGGCGGCCTCGGTGGTGGCGGCCGTGTTCGCCGGGGCGGTGGTGGACCGGGTCGACCGGCGCAGACTCCTCATCGGCTGCGACCTCGTCCGCATGGCGTTGTACGGGCTGGTCCCGCTGGTGTGGCTGTTCGGGCCGCAGATCTGGCTGCTGTACGCCGTGCTGCCGGTGTGCGAGGCCGTCGGCATGCTGTTCGCGGTCGGCTATGTCACCGTCGTGCGCGGCCTGGTCGGCCCCGGGCAGCTCACCGAGGCCAACGGTCGGCTCAACGCGACGGCCGCGGCGGCCGGCGTCCTCGGCCCCCTGTGCGCCGGCCTGCTCGCCGCCGGAACCGGCCCGGCCGCCGCGGTCGGCGTGGACGCCGCCAGCTTCGGCGTGTCGGCGGCCTGCCTGTCCGTCGTACGGATCCGGAGGAGGCCGCCGGACGAGCGGACCGGGGAATCGACGGCGGACCGGGGCGGGTTGTGGCGCGACCTGCGCGCCGGGGTGGCGTTTCTGTATGCGCATCCCGTGCTGCGCGCGCTCACCGCGCTGCTGTTCGTCTTCAGCTTTCTCACCCTCGGCCTGACCGATCTGCTCATCTACCACGTCAAGCACGATCTCGGCCACGACGACGGCACGGTCGGGACGGTGCTGGCGGTCGGGGCGCTCGGCACCGTGGTCGGCTCGCTGCTGGTGGCCCGGGTACGTCGACGGCTGGGCTTCGGTCCGACCTGGACCGCGGCCGTCGCGGTCAGCGGCGCGGCCGTCGCCGGACTGGGCTGGGCCCGCGACGTGCCCGTGGTGGCGGCCCTCGCCGCCGTCTTCCTGGCCTGCGTCGCCGTCGCGGGGACCTGCTCGATGTCCCTGCGGCAGGAGGTGACCCCGGAGGCGCTGCTGGGTCGGGTCACGTCCGCGTTCTGGACTCTTCAGTACGCGGCGGCCCCGGTGGGCGCGGCCGTCCTGACCTGGGCGGCCGAGGGGTACGGCACCGCGGCGGCGGCGCTGGCGGCAGGCGGCTGCTGCGTGCTGGTGGCGGGGGTCGCGCTGATGACACCGGTGCGGAGGGCGGGGCGGGGGTGA
- a CDS encoding DHA2 family efflux MFS transporter permease subunit, which translates to MASAPAADGDVRTTSDAPRTDSTALHRILAVVITGSVMSVLDMTIVNVALRSLSEAFHAPLETIQWTTTAYTLALAAVIPTAAWAMARFGAKRAYLTALVLFTLGSLLAACAWDIGSLIAFRAVQGLGGGLLMPVGMAMGMAAADRERLGRSMALLGLPVLVGPVAGPVLGGWLLDAVSWHWIFLVNLPVGAVALTLAARLLRPDAPRTTATAPKLDVPGLLMLSPGLALLLFGLARGGERGDFAEPGALTPTLAGAALIACFVWRSLTIRQPLLDLGLLTDRTFAVGIGALALFTCGYFGSMLLGPVYWQQVRGWSATSTGLLGVPVGLAVGMTMQFAARSVDKVSPRRLIPAGIAVGALGMASTGLLIAQQDVPAWRLVCSTVVMGIGSGMVLMPTMTTASRDLPRERMAAAGTALSINAQVCASVGTALISVVLGSAGLTASGFRTAYLVAAGLLALAVIPAAGLPGRRTP; encoded by the coding sequence ATGGCCTCGGCCCCGGCGGCCGACGGCGACGTCCGGACGACGTCCGACGCACCCAGGACCGACTCGACCGCGCTGCACCGCATCCTCGCCGTCGTGATCACCGGCTCGGTGATGTCGGTGCTCGACATGACGATCGTGAACGTCGCGCTGCGCAGCCTCTCCGAGGCGTTCCACGCCCCACTGGAGACGATCCAGTGGACGACCACCGCGTACACGCTGGCGCTGGCCGCCGTCATCCCCACCGCCGCGTGGGCGATGGCCCGTTTCGGGGCGAAACGCGCGTACCTCACCGCGCTCGTCCTGTTCACCCTCGGCTCGCTGCTCGCCGCATGCGCCTGGGACATCGGCAGCCTGATCGCGTTCCGCGCGGTGCAGGGGCTCGGCGGCGGGCTGCTCATGCCGGTGGGCATGGCGATGGGCATGGCCGCCGCGGACCGCGAACGGCTGGGCCGCTCGATGGCCCTGCTCGGACTGCCCGTCCTGGTCGGCCCGGTGGCGGGCCCGGTCCTCGGCGGCTGGCTGCTCGACGCCGTGTCCTGGCACTGGATCTTCCTCGTCAACCTGCCGGTGGGAGCGGTGGCCTTGACGCTCGCCGCGAGACTGCTGCGCCCAGACGCACCCCGTACGACGGCAACGGCGCCGAAGTTGGACGTCCCGGGTCTGCTGATGCTCTCGCCCGGCCTCGCGCTGCTGCTGTTCGGACTGGCCCGAGGCGGTGAGCGGGGCGACTTCGCAGAACCGGGCGCGCTGACGCCGACGCTCGCCGGGGCGGCCCTGATCGCCTGCTTCGTATGGCGTTCGCTGACGATCCGTCAACCTCTGCTCGACCTGGGTCTGTTGACCGACCGGACGTTCGCCGTGGGCATCGGCGCCCTCGCGCTGTTCACATGCGGGTACTTCGGGTCGATGCTCCTCGGGCCGGTGTACTGGCAACAGGTGCGGGGCTGGAGTGCGACGTCGACCGGACTGCTGGGCGTGCCGGTCGGACTCGCCGTCGGCATGACCATGCAGTTCGCCGCGCGGAGCGTGGACAAGGTGTCGCCGCGGCGGCTGATCCCGGCCGGGATCGCGGTGGGCGCGCTCGGCATGGCGTCGACGGGGCTGCTGATCGCGCAGCAGGACGTGCCGGCCTGGCGTCTGGTCTGCTCGACGGTGGTGATGGGCATCGGCTCCGGGATGGTGCTGATGCCGACGATGACCACGGCGAGCCGCGATCTGCCGAGGGAACGGATGGCCGCGGCCGGCACCGCGCTGAGCATCAACGCCCAGGTGTGCGCGTCGGTGGGCACCGCGCTCATCTCGGTGGTGCTGGGCTCGGCGGGCCTGACTGCGTCGGGTTTCCGAACCGCCTACCTGGTTGCTGCGGGGCTGTTGGCGCTGGCGGTGATACCGGCGGCGGGGTTGCCGGGGCGGCGAACACCATGA
- a CDS encoding RNA polymerase sigma-70 factor has protein sequence MTEDPFVTHRSLLFTVAYEMLGSAADAEDVLQESWLRWADVDRSQVREPRAYLVRTVTRQALNRLRTLSRSREEYVGEWLPEPLLTSPDVAEDVELAESVSIAMLTVLETLGPTERAVFVLREVFEMPYGEIGEAIGKSAATVRQVARRAREHVSARQPRMRVSRAEQRTVVDRFLLALRTGQLQDLLEVMAPDVVLIADGGGVVAAVLAPIHGAEPVARLLTRANQVAVPFEMTPVWLNGAPAGRIEMNGEPTAVSLVVENGQVTRIYIVRNPQKLTRLDEPAELAR, from the coding sequence ATGACCGAGGACCCCTTCGTCACCCACCGCAGCCTGCTCTTCACGGTCGCCTACGAGATGCTCGGCTCGGCGGCCGACGCGGAGGACGTACTGCAGGAGTCCTGGCTGCGGTGGGCCGACGTCGACAGGTCGCAGGTGCGTGAACCGCGGGCGTACCTCGTCCGCACCGTCACACGGCAGGCGCTCAACCGGCTGCGTACGTTGTCCCGCAGCCGTGAGGAGTACGTGGGCGAGTGGCTGCCGGAACCCCTGCTGACCAGCCCTGATGTCGCCGAGGACGTCGAACTCGCGGAGAGCGTCTCGATCGCGATGCTGACCGTCCTCGAAACGCTGGGGCCGACAGAGCGGGCGGTGTTCGTACTGCGGGAGGTCTTCGAGATGCCGTACGGCGAGATCGGCGAGGCCATCGGGAAGTCCGCGGCGACGGTACGGCAGGTCGCGCGGCGGGCACGCGAGCACGTGTCCGCCCGGCAGCCGCGCATGCGGGTGAGCCGGGCCGAGCAACGGACCGTCGTCGACCGCTTCCTTCTCGCCCTGCGCACCGGGCAGTTGCAGGACCTGCTGGAGGTCATGGCGCCGGACGTCGTCCTGATCGCCGATGGTGGAGGGGTCGTGGCCGCCGTGCTGGCGCCGATCCACGGGGCCGAACCGGTGGCGAGGCTGCTCACGCGCGCGAACCAGGTCGCGGTCCCGTTCGAGATGACGCCCGTGTGGCTCAACGGCGCTCCCGCGGGCCGGATCGAGATGAACGGCGAGCCGACCGCGGTGAGCCTCGTGGTGGAGAACGGGCAGGTCACCCGGATCTACATCGTGCGGAACCCGCAGAAGCTGACACGGCTCGACGAGCCGGCCGAACTCGCCAGGTGA
- a CDS encoding NADPH-dependent FMN reductase — MPANESTTVENDAPLQVAVVVGSVREGRQGRAVADWFLGAAVGHDGLDLDVIDLADVDLPLVMPGWGGTPSPEAVAALTNVSPRLAAADAFVVVTPEYNHSFPAALKNFIDWHHTQWQAKPVGFVSYGGLAGGVRAVEQLRLVFAELHATTVRDAVSLHGPWSGLGEDGAPRDATVCEGAAKGMLGQLAWWGRALRTARSSRPYQG, encoded by the coding sequence ATGCCTGCCAACGAATCCACCACCGTCGAGAACGACGCCCCGTTGCAGGTCGCCGTCGTCGTCGGCAGCGTCCGCGAGGGCCGCCAGGGCCGTGCCGTGGCCGACTGGTTCCTCGGCGCCGCCGTCGGCCACGACGGCCTGGACCTGGACGTCATCGACCTCGCGGACGTCGACCTGCCGCTGGTCATGCCCGGCTGGGGCGGCACGCCGAGCCCCGAGGCCGTGGCCGCGCTGACAAACGTGTCCCCGAGGCTGGCCGCGGCCGACGCGTTCGTCGTCGTCACACCCGAGTACAACCACAGCTTCCCGGCCGCACTGAAGAACTTCATCGACTGGCACCACACCCAGTGGCAGGCCAAGCCGGTCGGCTTCGTCTCCTACGGCGGGCTCGCCGGCGGTGTTCGCGCGGTGGAGCAACTCCGGCTGGTGTTCGCCGAGTTGCACGCCACGACCGTACGCGACGCCGTGAGCCTGCACGGCCCGTGGTCCGGGCTCGGCGAGGACGGCGCACCGCGGGACGCCACCGTCTGTGAGGGTGCGGCCAAGGGCATGCTCGGCCAACTCGCCTGGTGGGGAAGGGCGTTGCGGACGGCCCGGTCGAGCCGCCCCTACCAGGGCTGA
- a CDS encoding MFS transporter: protein MTATQVSAGDLRARLAVSLVFVVLAATQGGWMARIPAIQDSAGLDTAGWGLVSSASAGGDVVALVLITALIGRVSTRLLSLAAAGLVLLNAPFLAGASTVPALVAGLALWGLSATFLATPVNALAVTVERGYGRPILSGFHACYSVGVLAGGLLGILAAATGVSPGLQMAVSSGVLGALLLVSGRRLPTEAAHEREARRPLKERFTPQLGLLAAVAFLGSFAEGAASQWSSVYTTDYLGESAALGAATYTSFCVAILLARLFGDRLAARLGRRGLLRLSLLTVAAGTTLVVSRPQLPYAVGGFVVIGLGIACVLPSVIGLAGQQPGVPAGEGVSVITIGQWPGFLLAGPAVGLLAGATSLRFALATLIVAGATAVLLVRWVRVGANDGT from the coding sequence GTGACGGCGACCCAGGTGTCGGCGGGCGACTTACGGGCCCGCCTCGCGGTGTCCCTGGTGTTCGTCGTCCTCGCGGCCACCCAGGGCGGCTGGATGGCGCGCATCCCGGCGATCCAGGACTCGGCCGGGCTGGACACCGCCGGGTGGGGGCTGGTGAGCAGTGCGTCGGCGGGCGGTGACGTGGTCGCGCTGGTGCTGATCACCGCCTTGATCGGGCGGGTGAGCACCCGGCTGCTGAGCCTCGCCGCGGCCGGGCTGGTGCTGCTCAACGCGCCTTTCCTGGCGGGTGCTTCGACGGTTCCGGCGCTGGTGGCGGGGCTCGCGCTGTGGGGTCTGTCGGCCACGTTCCTGGCCACGCCGGTCAACGCGCTGGCGGTGACCGTGGAACGCGGTTACGGCAGGCCCATCCTGTCCGGTTTTCACGCCTGTTACAGCGTGGGGGTGCTGGCGGGCGGGCTGCTGGGCATCCTCGCCGCGGCGACCGGGGTCTCCCCCGGCCTCCAGATGGCGGTGAGCAGCGGCGTGCTGGGTGCGCTGCTGCTCGTGTCCGGCCGCCGGCTGCCGACGGAGGCGGCGCACGAGAGGGAGGCGCGCCGACCGTTGAAGGAGCGGTTCACTCCCCAGCTCGGCCTCCTGGCGGCCGTCGCGTTCCTCGGGTCCTTCGCCGAGGGGGCGGCGTCCCAGTGGAGTTCGGTGTACACGACCGACTATCTGGGCGAGAGCGCGGCGCTGGGGGCGGCGACGTACACGTCCTTCTGCGTCGCCATCCTGCTGGCTCGGCTGTTCGGCGACCGGCTCGCGGCCCGGCTGGGGCGGCGCGGGCTCCTGCGGCTGTCGCTGCTGACGGTGGCGGCGGGCACGACCCTGGTCGTGTCGCGTCCTCAACTGCCGTATGCCGTAGGCGGTTTCGTCGTCATCGGGCTGGGCATCGCGTGTGTGCTGCCCTCGGTGATCGGGCTGGCGGGACAGCAGCCCGGGGTGCCGGCCGGCGAGGGCGTGTCGGTCATCACGATCGGGCAGTGGCCGGGGTTCCTGCTGGCCGGGCCGGCGGTGGGGCTGCTGGCGGGGGCGACGAGTCTGCGGTTCGCTCTGGCGACGCTGATCGTGGCGGGCGCGACCGCCGTCCTGCTCGTGCGGTGGGTGCGGGTCGGGGCGAATGACGGGACCTGA
- a CDS encoding ABC-2 family transporter protein translates to MSALHAWRAARVTPLGELYTPPRMTAALLRLTVQIVLVTSLWRGLYAHTGTTAGLTREQAVTYAVMAVLSTRVRELDQYSGRDTVLQHVHFGTIVYWYLRPLPPQRYYALRALGEQLYGFAWALAAYAVCLAAGAVQPPASAAVAAVSGLSLVLGQWIFYYLILVIDQVCFWTMRNDAAVQILLFAQNLLSGVYAPLWFFPDWFVTASGFLPFQATLSVPLSLYVGRVPLSDAGFHLAVQAGWIVFLALFTRLLWRKAALRVVSQGG, encoded by the coding sequence ATGAGCGCGCTGCACGCCTGGCGCGCCGCCCGGGTCACCCCGCTCGGCGAGCTGTACACCCCGCCCCGGATGACGGCCGCCCTGCTGCGGCTGACCGTGCAGATCGTGCTGGTGACCTCGCTGTGGCGGGGCCTGTACGCGCACACCGGCACCACCGCCGGGCTCACCCGCGAGCAGGCGGTCACCTATGCGGTGATGGCCGTACTGAGCACTCGTGTACGGGAGTTGGACCAGTACTCGGGCCGGGACACCGTGCTGCAGCATGTGCACTTCGGCACGATCGTCTACTGGTATCTGCGCCCGCTGCCGCCGCAGCGCTACTACGCGTTGCGGGCGCTGGGCGAGCAACTGTACGGCTTCGCCTGGGCGTTGGCGGCCTACGCCGTCTGTCTGGCCGCCGGGGCGGTGCAGCCGCCCGCTTCGGCCGCCGTGGCCGCGGTGTCCGGCCTGAGTCTGGTGCTCGGTCAGTGGATCTTCTACTACCTCATCCTCGTCATCGACCAGGTGTGCTTCTGGACGATGCGCAACGATGCCGCCGTCCAGATCCTGCTCTTCGCGCAGAACCTGCTCTCCGGGGTGTACGCGCCCCTGTGGTTCTTCCCCGACTGGTTCGTGACGGCAAGCGGCTTCCTGCCGTTCCAGGCCACGCTGAGCGTGCCGCTGTCGCTGTACGTGGGCCGTGTCCCGCTGTCGGACGCGGGCTTCCATCTCGCCGTACAAGCGGGCTGGATCGTGTTTCTCGCCCTGTTCACCCGCCTGCTGTGGCGCAAGGCCGCGCTGCGGGTCGTCTCGCAAGGAGGCTGA